A single region of the Silene latifolia isolate original U9 population chromosome 8, ASM4854445v1, whole genome shotgun sequence genome encodes:
- the LOC141595962 gene encoding protein DETOXIFICATION 40-like isoform X1, translated as MGSIAQDYHEHLLLTPPQQQPKAVHDTGEDTSALEETLANRDIAAVQRWWLATWLEMRYLIPLAGPAIVVYLLNNVISMSTQIFCGHLGNLELAASSLGNNGIQLLAYGLMLGMGSAVETLCGQAYGAGKYDMLGIYLQRSTILLMSTGIPLTFVYIFSKDLLLLLGEPEDIASAASIFIFGLIPQIFAYACNFPIQKFLQSQSVVFPSAYISAAALVFHIGLSWVVMFKLGWGLVGASLMLSLSWWVIVVAQFVYILCSSRFKYTWTGFSWAAFSGLWDFLKLSTASAIMLCLETWYFQILVLIAGLLDNAQLALDSLSVSMTISGWVFMISVGFNAAASVRVSNELGARHPKSASFSVIAVTTMSFLIALICAILVLIFRFQLSYIFTGGTEVSDAVAELSPFLALSILLNGVQPVLSGVAVGCGWQSFVAYVNVGCYYVVGIPVGVILGFYFKLGVKGIWGGMLGGTIIQTVILLWVTYRTDWEKEVEKAAYRLKAWDAKKEQLLN; from the exons ATGGGTTCAATTGCCCAAGATTATCATGAACACCTCCTCCTtacaccaccacaacaacaaccaaagGCGGTCCACGACACCGGTGAGGATACCTCGGCCTTAGAGGAAACCCTAGCAAACCGCGACATAGCCGCGGTCCAACGATGGTGGCTAGCGACATGGCTAGAAATGAGGTACTTGATTCCGCTAGCGGGTCCGGCTATTGTGGTTTACTTGTTAAATAATGTTATTTCAATGTCAACACAAATATTTTGTGGACATCTTGGTAATCTTGAACTTGCGGCTTCTTCTCTTGGTAATAATGGAATTCAACTCTTGGCTTATGGTCTTATG CTTGGAATGGGAAGTGCAGTAGAGACATTATGTGGACAAGCATACGGAGCAGGAAAATACGACATGCTCGGCATTTACTTACAACGATCAACGATCCTCCTAATGTCGACCGGAATACCCTTAACATTCGTCTACATTTTCTCGAAAGACCTCCTTTTATTACTAGGAGAACCAGAGGACATTGCCTCAGCTGCCAGTATTTTTATTTTCGGACTTATTCCACAAATCTTCGCCTACGCTTGCAATTTCCCAATCCAAAAATTTCTCCAGTCTCAAAGTGTTGTTTTCCCTAGTGCATATATCTCGGCCGCGGCGCTAGTGTTTCATATTGGGCTTTCGTGGGTTGTGATGTTCAAATTGGGCTGGGGTTTGGTTGGGGCCTCCTTGATGCTTAGTTTGTCTTGGTGGGTCATTGTGGTGGCCCAATTTGTTTATATTTTGTGTAGTTCAAGGTTTAAGTATACTTGGACCGGGTTTAGTTGGGCCGCGTTTTCCGGGCTTTGGGATTTCTTAAAGTTGTCCACTGCCTCAGCTATTATGTTGTGCTTAGAGACTTGGTACTTCCAGATTTTGGTGTTGATTGCTGGATTGTTGGATAATGCTCAGCTTGCCTTGGACTCCCTCTCTGTAAG TATGACAATATCAGGATGGGTGTTCATGATCTCAGTAGGATTCAATGCAGCAGCAAG TGTAAGAGTGAGCAATGAGCTAGGAGCAAGACACCCAAAGTCAGCATCATTTTCAGTAATTGCAGTGACAACAATGTCGTTCCTAATCGCGCTAATATGCGCCATCCTCGTCCTCATTTTCCGGTTTCAGCTCAGCTACATCTTCACTGGTGGCACCGAAGTTTCTGATGCTGTCGCCGAGCTCTCCCCTTTCCTTGCCCTCTCCATATTACTCAATGGTGTTCAACCCGTCTTGTCAG GTGTGGCTGTTGGATGTGGATGGCAATCCTTTGTTGCTTATGTAAATGTAGGATGTTACTATGTGGTCGGAATCCCTGTTGGTGTGATCCTAGGTTTTTACTTTAAACTCGGAGTTAAG GGAATATGGGGTGGAATGCTTGGAGGTACAATAATACAAACGGTAATTTTACTCTGGGTCACCTACAGGACAGATTGGGAAAAAGAG GTGGAGAAGGCGGCATATCGGCTGAAGGCATGGGACGCTAAGAAAGAGCAACTTCTCAATTAG
- the LOC141595962 gene encoding protein DETOXIFICATION 40-like isoform X2 encodes MVASDMARNELGMGSAVETLCGQAYGAGKYDMLGIYLQRSTILLMSTGIPLTFVYIFSKDLLLLLGEPEDIASAASIFIFGLIPQIFAYACNFPIQKFLQSQSVVFPSAYISAAALVFHIGLSWVVMFKLGWGLVGASLMLSLSWWVIVVAQFVYILCSSRFKYTWTGFSWAAFSGLWDFLKLSTASAIMLCLETWYFQILVLIAGLLDNAQLALDSLSVSMTISGWVFMISVGFNAAASVRVSNELGARHPKSASFSVIAVTTMSFLIALICAILVLIFRFQLSYIFTGGTEVSDAVAELSPFLALSILLNGVQPVLSGVAVGCGWQSFVAYVNVGCYYVVGIPVGVILGFYFKLGVKGIWGGMLGGTIIQTVILLWVTYRTDWEKEVEKAAYRLKAWDAKKEQLLN; translated from the exons ATGGTGGCTAGCGACATGGCTAGAAATGAG CTTGGAATGGGAAGTGCAGTAGAGACATTATGTGGACAAGCATACGGAGCAGGAAAATACGACATGCTCGGCATTTACTTACAACGATCAACGATCCTCCTAATGTCGACCGGAATACCCTTAACATTCGTCTACATTTTCTCGAAAGACCTCCTTTTATTACTAGGAGAACCAGAGGACATTGCCTCAGCTGCCAGTATTTTTATTTTCGGACTTATTCCACAAATCTTCGCCTACGCTTGCAATTTCCCAATCCAAAAATTTCTCCAGTCTCAAAGTGTTGTTTTCCCTAGTGCATATATCTCGGCCGCGGCGCTAGTGTTTCATATTGGGCTTTCGTGGGTTGTGATGTTCAAATTGGGCTGGGGTTTGGTTGGGGCCTCCTTGATGCTTAGTTTGTCTTGGTGGGTCATTGTGGTGGCCCAATTTGTTTATATTTTGTGTAGTTCAAGGTTTAAGTATACTTGGACCGGGTTTAGTTGGGCCGCGTTTTCCGGGCTTTGGGATTTCTTAAAGTTGTCCACTGCCTCAGCTATTATGTTGTGCTTAGAGACTTGGTACTTCCAGATTTTGGTGTTGATTGCTGGATTGTTGGATAATGCTCAGCTTGCCTTGGACTCCCTCTCTGTAAG TATGACAATATCAGGATGGGTGTTCATGATCTCAGTAGGATTCAATGCAGCAGCAAG TGTAAGAGTGAGCAATGAGCTAGGAGCAAGACACCCAAAGTCAGCATCATTTTCAGTAATTGCAGTGACAACAATGTCGTTCCTAATCGCGCTAATATGCGCCATCCTCGTCCTCATTTTCCGGTTTCAGCTCAGCTACATCTTCACTGGTGGCACCGAAGTTTCTGATGCTGTCGCCGAGCTCTCCCCTTTCCTTGCCCTCTCCATATTACTCAATGGTGTTCAACCCGTCTTGTCAG GTGTGGCTGTTGGATGTGGATGGCAATCCTTTGTTGCTTATGTAAATGTAGGATGTTACTATGTGGTCGGAATCCCTGTTGGTGTGATCCTAGGTTTTTACTTTAAACTCGGAGTTAAG GGAATATGGGGTGGAATGCTTGGAGGTACAATAATACAAACGGTAATTTTACTCTGGGTCACCTACAGGACAGATTGGGAAAAAGAG GTGGAGAAGGCGGCATATCGGCTGAAGGCATGGGACGCTAAGAAAGAGCAACTTCTCAATTAG
- the LOC141595963 gene encoding putative serine/threonine-protein kinase PBL23, with product MTFLGCCRADFIEEEEHSRNNVNPTTARKRTRRRRKRMRVRDCSEGKVSIATVVKTFALKSTVKGKKKQVIEEVEKSESCQKISSQVFTFRQMASATNNFSIENLVGEGGFGRVYKGYIPGVDKLVAIKQLDRNGLQGNREFLSEVFMLSLVDHPNLVNLIGYCADGDQRILVYEYMANGSLEDHLLDVPPNKEPLDWQTRMKIAEGAAKGLEYLHETNKPAVIYRDFKASNILLDEEFNPKLSDFGLARIGPTGDNDHVSTRVMGTYGYCAPEYAMTGKLTTKSDVYSFGVVFLELISGRRAVDTTKATAEQTLVSWAEPLFKDRSQFARMADPLLCDKYPEKGLYQALAVASMCLQDEANTRPLISDVVTALEYLAKPMNSEGTSPVTVISAHLSDNGEDTEDDQEHGKDKHEDQHDKDENQRYVKQFESTTESLI from the exons ATGACGTTCCTCGGTTGTTGTAGGGCCGACTTCATTGAAGAGGAAGAACACAGCCGCAACAATGTCAACCCTACAACAGCGAGGAAgaggacgaggaggaggaggaagaggatgcGGGTTAGGGATTGTAGCGAGGGTAAGGTGTCCATTGCTACCGTTGTCAAGACCTTTGCTTTAAAGTCGACGGTCAAAG GTAAGAAGAAACAAGTAATCGAGGAAGTCGAGAAATCCGAGTCATGCCAGAAGATCTCATCTCAAGTATTCACATTCCGGCAAATGGCTTCAGCAACCAACAATTTCAGCATCGAAAACCTCGTTGGTGAAGGCGGGTTTGGAAGGGTTTATAAAGGGTACATTCCAGGTGTAGATAAG CTTGTGGCGATTAAGCAGCTTGATCGAAATGGACTGCAAGGAAACAGAGAATTTTTGTCTGAAGTTTTCATGCTTAGTCTTGTTGATCATCCGAATCTCGTGAATTTGATTGGATATTGTGCTGATGGTGATCAAAGAATCTTGGTTTATGAGTACATGGCTAATGGATCTTTGGAAGATCACCTCTTAG ACGTGCCACCAAACAAGGAGCCATTGGATTGGCAAACAAGAATGAAGATAGCAGAAGGAGCAGCGAAAGGACTCGAGTATTTACACGAGACTAATAAACCAGCAGTAATCTATCGCGATTTCAAAGCATCAAACATTTTATTAGACGAAGAATTTAACCCTAAACTCTCAGATTTCGGCCTGGCTAGGATCGGTCCTACAGGGGACAACGATCATGTCTCTACTCGAGTGATGGGTACTTACGGGTATTGTGCACCGGAGTATGCGATGACTGGTAAGCTGACAACAAAGTCGGATGTGTACAGCTTTGGTGTTGTGTTTCTTGAGTTGATTTCTGGAAGAAGAGCTGTTGATACTACTAAAGCCACTGCTGAACAAACCCTGGTCAGCTGG GCAGAGCCACTATTTAAAGACCGAAGCCAATTCGCGAGAATGGCAGATCCATTACTATGTGACAAGTACCCAGAGAAAGGCTTATATCAAGCCCTAGCTGTGGCATCAATGTGTCTTCAAGACGAAGCCAACACTCGACCGTTAATCAGCGATGTTGTAACCGCCCTTGAGTATCTAGCCAAGCCAATGAATTCCGAGGGAACTTCACCAGTTACTGTCATCAGCGCTCACCTAAGCGACAACGGTGAAGATACAGAAGATGATCAAGAACATGGTAAAGACAAACATGAAGATCAACATGACAAGGATGAGAATCAAAGATATGTGAAGCAATTTGAATCGACAACGGAGTCGTTAATTTGA